TGGACGGGGAATGAGAAATGAACAATGAGACAATGAACCCTTCATCCGAGAGGCGACGCGCCGCTTCGCCGATAATCTCCAGGCGGCGGATCACGGCATCCTGGGCAAGAGTATCCGCAAGAAACTCGGCTTCGGTTTTGCCTTCGACATATGAACCTGCCAGACGGGCGGCTTCGAGGATGTCGAGCAGATGGGCAGTATCACGCGACATGAATCACCTGCGCCGAGTTGAGAATGGCTTTGCGGCGGATATAATTACGACTGGCCTCAAGTCCGCGGCGGCTCACCAAATCCACTTCTCGCCCTAAGATGCTCTTAAGTTCGTTTTCCATCTCTACCAGCGCAAACAGCCCCCACTTGGC
This window of the Chloroflexota bacterium genome carries:
- a CDS encoding DUF86 domain-containing protein codes for the protein MSRDTAHLLDILEAARLAGSYVEGKTEAEFLADTLAQDAVIRRLEIIGEAARRLSDEGFIVSLFISHSPSTPSPPHKSPSA
- a CDS encoding nucleotidyltransferase family protein, translating into MSQSPSVKIEIPKDKLAEFCRRWEIAEFAIFGSVLRADFRPDSDIDVLVTFAPEAKWGLFALVEMENELKSILGREVDLVSRRGLEASRNYIRRKAILNSAQVIHVA